In Clostridium swellfunianum, a genomic segment contains:
- a CDS encoding aminopeptidase P family protein — MDIKQRIEALRSLMRERGIEAYIVPSSDPHQSEYVAEHYTARTFITGFTGSAGTAVITLNDAGLWTDGRYFIQAENELKGTGVTLFRMAEAGVPTIEGFLKESVNKGAKIAFDGKVISVDYFRGLQKALENRKFSYELGEDLIDKVWEDRPVKPNTDVIVHDVKYAGRSREEKLAEVIKEMKNIGADHYVISGLDDIAWLLNIRGRDVQCNPLTISYVVISEGKCYLFIDSNKIGSEVRAALEKAKVELRPYESVVDFLETISQGIMLLDPSKTNTWVYSSIKIKTIEAMDITTRFKAVKNETEIENVRNAMVRDGVAMVKFINWIKKTIKTRNITEIEASDKLEEIRRAGENFYDLSFGSISAYKGNASMPHYHATKENQATIKAESLYLIDSGAQYLDGTTDITRTLAMGELTEEERTDFTLVLRGMIDLTMQRFLYGTTGSNLDIIARTPLWNAGLDYKHGTGHGIGFFLNVHEGPHRIAMVPNTIKLEKGMIVSNEPGVYKADKHGIRTENLVVVQEDEKTQYGGQFMKFETLTLCPIDLDAIDEGLLTNEEKNWLNNYHKTVFEKLSSYLDGEELEYLKKATRAI, encoded by the coding sequence ATGGATATTAAACAAAGGATTGAAGCACTTAGAAGCTTAATGAGAGAAAGAGGAATAGAAGCGTACATAGTACCAAGTTCAGACCCTCACCAAAGCGAATATGTGGCAGAGCATTATACAGCTAGGACTTTTATTACTGGTTTTACTGGTTCAGCTGGTACTGCAGTTATAACACTGAATGATGCAGGACTTTGGACAGATGGAAGATATTTTATACAAGCTGAGAATGAGCTTAAAGGTACAGGTGTAACATTATTTAGAATGGCAGAAGCAGGTGTACCAACAATTGAGGGTTTCCTTAAGGAGTCCGTAAATAAAGGTGCAAAGATTGCTTTTGACGGAAAGGTTATCTCAGTAGATTATTTTAGAGGTCTGCAGAAGGCTTTAGAAAACAGGAAATTCTCCTATGAGCTTGGTGAGGATTTAATTGATAAAGTATGGGAAGATAGGCCTGTAAAGCCAAACACAGACGTTATTGTTCATGATGTGAAATATGCAGGAAGATCAAGAGAAGAAAAGCTTGCTGAAGTAATTAAAGAAATGAAAAATATAGGAGCAGACCATTATGTTATATCAGGACTTGATGATATAGCATGGCTCTTAAATATAAGAGGAAGAGATGTTCAGTGCAACCCACTAACAATATCTTATGTTGTTATTTCAGAAGGAAAGTGCTACTTATTTATAGACAGCAATAAGATAGGTTCAGAGGTTAGAGCTGCACTTGAAAAAGCTAAAGTAGAATTAAGGCCTTATGAGAGTGTAGTTGACTTCTTGGAAACTATTTCCCAGGGAATAATGTTACTAGATCCATCTAAGACTAATACTTGGGTTTATAGCTCTATAAAAATTAAAACTATAGAAGCTATGGATATAACTACAAGATTTAAGGCAGTAAAGAATGAAACAGAAATTGAAAATGTAAGAAATGCAATGGTTAGAGATGGCGTTGCTATGGTTAAGTTTATTAATTGGATAAAGAAAACCATAAAAACACGTAATATTACAGAAATAGAAGCTTCAGATAAGCTTGAAGAAATAAGAAGAGCAGGAGAAAATTTCTATGACTTAAGCTTTGGTTCAATATCAGCTTATAAGGGAAATGCTTCAATGCCTCACTATCATGCAACAAAGGAAAATCAGGCAACTATTAAGGCAGAAAGTCTATACTTAATAGATTCTGGTGCACAATATCTAGATGGAACTACAGACATAACAAGGACACTTGCTATGGGAGAGCTTACAGAAGAAGAAAGAACAGATTTTACTCTTGTACTCAGAGGTATGATAGATTTGACTATGCAGAGGTTCTTATACGGAACAACTGGATCAAATCTAGATATAATTGCTAGAACTCCGCTGTGGAACGCAGGATTAGACTATAAGCATGGAACAGGACACGGTATAGGTTTCTTCTTAAATGTTCATGAAGGACCACACAGAATAGCTATGGTTCCTAATACTATAAAGCTTGAAAAGGGAATGATAGTATCTAATGAACCAGGAGTTTATAAGGCTGATAAGCATGGTATAAGAACTGAAAACCTGGTAGTTGTTCAAGAGGATGAAAAGACTCAATACGGTGGACAATTTATGAAGTTTGAAACTTTAACCTTATGCCCAATAGATCTTGATGCTATTGATGAAGGTTTGTTAACTAATGAAGAGAAGAATTGGTTAAATAACTATCACAAAACTGTATTTGAAAAGCTTTCTTCATATTTAGATGGAGAAGAGTTAGAATATTTAAAAAAGGCAACAAGAGCAATATAG
- a CDS encoding lipoprotein, whose product MKMRKFNPILVLVMLLTLLAGCGQKTKTNEAEVKAYSDTILESILIASNKDDYSSYSKDFSDKMKSALTETNFKQQNKLIKDKIGNFESKQFVKTQANGDYTVAIYKAKYSNEPKDVMVTITFKNGDETHKVEGLFITSPKLASK is encoded by the coding sequence ATGAAGATGAGAAAGTTCAATCCTATTCTTGTGTTAGTCATGTTATTAACTTTACTTGCTGGTTGTGGACAAAAGACAAAAACAAATGAAGCAGAAGTAAAAGCATACTCAGATACTATACTGGAAAGTATCCTAATAGCATCTAACAAGGATGACTACTCTTCATATTCAAAAGATTTCAGCGATAAAATGAAGTCAGCACTCACAGAAACTAACTTCAAGCAGCAGAACAAATTAATTAAAGATAAAATAGGCAACTTTGAGTCAAAGCAATTTGTTAAGACACAAGCAAATGGAGATTATACAGTTGCAATATATAAAGCTAAATATTCTAATGAACCTAAGGACGTTATGGTTACAATAACCTTCAAAAACGGAGATGAAACTCATAAAGTTGAAGGGTTATTTATCACTTCGCCAAAACTTGCGAGCAAATAG
- a CDS encoding YhfC family intramembrane metalloprotease, with amino-acid sequence MNFNVSILFMSLSAAAATILPIGVALYLRSKYQTSWKAVGIGALIFILFQPVLRFPLLRLLQGTSWYSYNSVVNPWLIAIVLGFSAAVFENIGRFVAFKFLLKGNRQWKNGIAYGIGHGGIEAILLAGIPLINSILLSISNPALLNQPSAIYLVGGLERIFAMTFHVAASLIVLYGVKFRKYRYLFYAILMHGLLDSSIGFIKNIALFEAWAGILAITLLVSIIIKIKRSSSGKILS; translated from the coding sequence ATGAATTTCAATGTTTCTATTTTATTTATGTCTCTAAGTGCAGCAGCTGCTACTATTCTTCCAATAGGAGTGGCTTTGTATTTAAGAAGTAAATATCAAACTTCTTGGAAGGCAGTTGGTATTGGTGCATTAATTTTTATTTTGTTTCAGCCTGTGCTAAGGTTTCCTCTCTTAAGGCTTTTACAGGGAACCTCATGGTATAGCTATAACTCTGTGGTTAATCCTTGGCTTATAGCTATAGTCTTAGGTTTTAGTGCAGCCGTTTTTGAAAACATAGGAAGGTTTGTTGCTTTTAAGTTTCTTCTGAAAGGAAACCGTCAATGGAAAAATGGTATCGCTTATGGGATTGGGCACGGAGGTATAGAAGCAATACTTTTAGCAGGAATTCCTCTAATAAATTCTATTCTTTTAAGCATAAGTAATCCTGCTTTATTAAATCAGCCTTCAGCAATTTACCTAGTGGGGGGATTAGAAAGAATATTCGCTATGACCTTTCATGTAGCCGCTTCTCTCATAGTTTTATATGGAGTTAAGTTTAGAAAATATAGATATCTTTTTTATGCTATTTTAATGCACGGATTGCTGGATTCATCTATAGGCTTTATTAAAAATATAGCATTGTTTGAAGCTTGGGCTGGGATACTTGCTATTACATTGCTAGTTTCGATAATTATAAAAATAAAAAGATCAAGCAGTGGAAAAATATTATCTTAA
- a CDS encoding AraC family transcriptional regulator, with product MILEGLREKEIFTENNIFRIAVNTEANYNYPSHWHNALELIYVEKNNCTVSLNNEECKLNERDILIVAPGDIHGYHTYDGEGVVYFIQFDYNKILSFSNSHDYKSSQYFTQLITLYDSKEIHYELETQIIRILREHDNLKIASDIYINARFLDIAVILSRSFSSSNKHSNNINKTYELTKLHKAFEYIEENHNRQISLGDVARAAGFSEYHFSRVFKKATEKKFCNYLNEYRIKKAEKLIFDNVTITEAAYASGFNSLVTFNRIFKQVKGCSPSEYIKKRI from the coding sequence ATGATTTTAGAAGGACTGCGAGAGAAAGAAATATTTACTGAAAACAATATTTTTAGAATTGCAGTGAATACAGAAGCAAATTATAATTATCCATCACATTGGCATAATGCTTTAGAATTAATTTATGTAGAAAAAAACAATTGCACTGTAAGCCTAAATAATGAAGAGTGTAAATTAAATGAAAGAGATATACTTATTGTTGCCCCAGGAGATATTCATGGATATCATACCTATGACGGTGAAGGAGTAGTATATTTTATACAATTTGATTATAATAAAATCCTGAGTTTTAGTAATTCTCATGATTACAAGTCTTCCCAATATTTTACTCAACTAATTACCTTATATGACAGCAAGGAAATTCACTATGAATTAGAAACTCAGATAATAAGGATTTTGAGAGAGCATGATAATTTGAAAATTGCATCTGACATTTATATAAATGCTAGATTTCTTGATATTGCAGTTATATTATCCAGAAGCTTTTCAAGCAGCAATAAACATAGCAATAATATAAATAAAACTTACGAACTGACCAAGCTCCATAAAGCCTTTGAATATATTGAAGAAAATCACAATAGACAGATATCCCTAGGGGATGTTGCTAGAGCAGCAGGCTTTAGCGAATATCATTTTTCAAGAGTATTTAAAAAAGCCACTGAAAAAAAGTTTTGCAATTACTTGAACGAGTATAGAATAAAGAAGGCAGAAAAACTTATTTTTGATAACGTAACTATAACTGAAGCTGCGTATGCTTCAGGATTTAACAGTCTAGTGACCTTTAACCGTATTTTTAAACAAGTCAAGGGATGCTCTCCAAGTGAATATATAAAGAAAAGAATTTAA
- a CDS encoding glycoside hydrolase family 3 C-terminal domain-containing protein, whose protein sequence is MLEKPLYKDESVSFEERAKDLVSKMDLLEKTSQMTHSAAAVSRLGIQFYNWWGEGLHGVARAGVATIFPQAIGMAATFDENLLQQVGDAVATEARAKHHEFARKGDYDIYKGLTLWAPNINIFRDPRWGRGHETYGEDPYLTGRLGVAYIKGLQGEHEKYLKTAACAKHFAVHSGPEAERHSFNALASLKDMYETYLPAFKEAVKEAKVEAVMGAYNRTNGEPCCGSKTLLNDILREDWGFKGHVTSDCWAIKDFHENHQVTSDALESIALALNNGCDLNCGNMYLNVIRAHKEGLITEETIDKSVTRLMNTRMKLGMFDDPEKVPYANIPYEMNDCKEHRDLAREVCKKTLVLLKNESNMLPLDKNKLKSIAVIGPNANTHESLIGNYFGTASKYVTVLEGIQNAVNPDTRVYYAQGCHLYRDKIDGLSAAKDRFAEAVSVAERADVVIMCMGLDASIEGEEGDVSNEYAGGDKKHLNLPGVQQDLLEAVYKTGKPIILVLLSGSALAVTWADEDVPAIIQGWYPGEEGGTAIASMLFGEFSPSGKLPVTFYRTTEELPDFKDYSMKNRTYRYMQNEALYPFGYGLSYTKFEYSNIRLNKDTVQAGEAVEVKATVKNIGNYESDETVQLYLKDVEASVEVPRWQLRGIQKVCLKPGEEKEVSFELTARQMALIDNSGKCILEPGDFEVFVGGSQPDSRSIKLTNTEVLKGTYTVNGKAIELEY, encoded by the coding sequence ATGCTAGAGAAGCCTTTATATAAAGATGAAAGCGTAAGCTTTGAAGAACGTGCAAAAGACCTTGTTTCAAAAATGGACCTTCTAGAAAAAACAAGCCAAATGACTCATAGTGCTGCTGCAGTTTCGAGGCTTGGAATACAGTTTTACAATTGGTGGGGTGAGGGACTTCACGGGGTGGCGAGAGCAGGGGTTGCAACAATATTTCCTCAAGCAATAGGAATGGCTGCAACCTTTGATGAAAACTTGCTTCAACAGGTTGGAGATGCTGTCGCTACAGAAGCAAGAGCAAAGCATCATGAATTTGCAAGAAAAGGTGATTATGATATATACAAAGGTCTAACCTTATGGGCTCCAAACATAAATATTTTTAGAGACCCAAGATGGGGAAGGGGTCATGAAACCTATGGCGAAGATCCATATTTAACAGGAAGATTAGGTGTTGCCTATATTAAAGGCTTACAGGGTGAGCATGAAAAGTACTTAAAAACTGCTGCCTGTGCTAAGCACTTCGCTGTACACAGCGGACCTGAAGCAGAAAGACATAGCTTTAATGCATTAGCATCCCTAAAGGATATGTATGAAACATATCTTCCAGCTTTTAAGGAAGCTGTAAAGGAAGCTAAGGTTGAAGCTGTTATGGGAGCTTACAATAGAACCAACGGAGAGCCTTGCTGTGGAAGCAAAACATTATTAAATGATATTCTTAGAGAGGATTGGGGTTTTAAAGGTCATGTAACCTCAGATTGTTGGGCAATTAAAGATTTTCATGAAAATCATCAGGTTACTTCAGATGCTTTAGAATCCATTGCTTTGGCTTTAAATAATGGCTGTGACTTAAATTGTGGGAATATGTACTTAAATGTTATTCGTGCTCATAAGGAAGGACTTATAACAGAGGAAACTATTGATAAGTCGGTTACAAGACTTATGAATACAAGAATGAAGCTAGGCATGTTTGATGATCCTGAAAAGGTGCCTTACGCAAATATTCCTTATGAAATGAATGATTGTAAGGAGCATAGAGATTTAGCTAGAGAAGTTTGTAAAAAGACTTTAGTGCTTCTTAAAAATGAAAGCAATATGCTTCCTCTTGATAAAAACAAACTAAAATCCATTGCTGTTATAGGACCAAATGCTAATACCCATGAATCCTTAATCGGAAACTACTTTGGAACTGCTTCAAAATATGTAACTGTACTTGAAGGAATACAAAATGCAGTAAATCCGGATACAAGAGTATACTATGCACAGGGTTGCCACCTATACAGAGATAAAATAGATGGATTATCTGCAGCTAAGGATCGCTTTGCGGAAGCTGTTTCTGTAGCAGAAAGAGCGGATGTGGTTATTATGTGTATGGGCTTAGACGCAAGTATCGAAGGTGAAGAGGGAGATGTTTCAAATGAGTATGCAGGTGGAGATAAGAAACATCTAAATCTTCCAGGAGTTCAGCAGGATTTGCTTGAGGCAGTATATAAAACAGGAAAGCCTATAATATTAGTGCTATTATCTGGAAGTGCGCTTGCGGTTACTTGGGCAGATGAAGATGTTCCTGCCATAATCCAGGGCTGGTATCCAGGAGAAGAAGGTGGAACTGCAATTGCCTCAATGTTGTTTGGTGAGTTTAGTCCATCTGGAAAGCTACCTGTAACCTTCTACAGGACAACAGAGGAACTTCCTGATTTCAAAGATTATTCAATGAAGAATAGGACCTATAGATATATGCAAAATGAAGCATTATATCCTTTTGGATACGGCTTAAGCTATACAAAGTTTGAATATAGTAATATAAGACTTAATAAAGATACCGTGCAAGCTGGTGAAGCTGTGGAAGTTAAAGCAACAGTTAAAAATATAGGAAACTATGAGTCTGACGAGACTGTTCAGCTTTATTTAAAGGATGTAGAAGCTAGCGTTGAAGTACCTAGGTGGCAGCTTAGAGGGATACAAAAAGTATGCCTAAAGCCGGGAGAAGAAAAAGAAGTAAGCTTTGAGCTTACAGCTAGGCAAATGGCTCTTATTGATAATAGCGGAAAATGTATTCTTGAACCAGGTGACTTTGAAGTGTTTGTTGGAGGAAGTCAGCCGGATTCAAGAAGTATAAAGCTTACTAATACTGAAGTTCTTAAGGGAACCTATACTGTAAATGGTAAAGCCATAGAGTTAGAATATTAA
- a CDS encoding type IA DNA topoisomerase, with protein MSKKLIIAEKPSVAKNIAEALNIKVRKDGYLEGQDYIVSWAFGHLLQLYDAKDYDETMAAWRMEKFPFIPQSFKYKIKSDSKDKSKKDSGASKQVNIIKHLVLRDDVEAVISACDFDREGQIIGDILLKYLRVSKPIYRLLLNEWTPKEVIAGLSKLKSNGVMKPMQDAGISRQWADWVIGINLTSVATLKYQRGMGKPLNIGRVILPTLKIIYDRDKEVESFVPNDYFKLQATFKTEKNAEYDGFYTVKGEEKFSDKNQLQEILKNLKDKNGVIVDKEIDKKKEYPPFLFNLSNLQGFITSKNKGWTSDKVLKVAQGLYEKKHITYPRTASSVLEESLVGKAKEVLELLKKGLPFEEEIQFKVTKRVFDNSKVESHSAITPTYVLPKMLSPDEAIVYNAIKNRFIAQFMPVAEVEETKITTRVNNIDLEGVFISKGKVQIVEGWKKVEKIESKDVILPFVNVNEPVQLVGAKVTTHKTTPPKHHIEKTLLRVMETCGKKFENEDSSEMMAAILSGFSIGTPATRAETIKKLKDIGYIYSKDKFLICTELGRRMVESFPIKELFDLEYTGRLEKTLSDIEKEKFKKDDFLKHVFDFVAQSVEAIKRDRPVILKDNSQKASSYDKNKEAAEEQPKSARQSRTKKQGDSAEKNDKAASPGETKIETFGKCPVCGHDIIEGQRGFGCSNWKSGCKFVIWKEDEFIKSLKKKVTKTMIKKLLKDGKAEINGITNKDGTKFDGYISFVKNPQTNNFSWRITGKDKIS; from the coding sequence ATGTCTAAGAAACTGATAATAGCAGAAAAGCCTAGCGTTGCAAAGAATATAGCTGAGGCGCTTAATATAAAAGTAAGAAAAGACGGATATCTTGAAGGCCAGGATTATATAGTATCATGGGCTTTCGGACATTTACTGCAGCTCTATGATGCTAAAGATTATGATGAAACTATGGCAGCTTGGAGGATGGAGAAATTTCCTTTTATACCTCAAAGCTTTAAGTATAAGATTAAGAGCGATTCTAAAGATAAGTCTAAGAAAGACAGCGGAGCAAGTAAGCAAGTTAACATAATTAAGCACTTAGTACTAAGAGATGATGTTGAAGCAGTTATATCAGCCTGTGACTTTGACAGAGAAGGTCAAATAATAGGTGACATTTTATTAAAATATTTAAGAGTGAGTAAACCTATATATAGATTGCTACTTAATGAATGGACACCTAAGGAAGTTATAGCAGGTTTGAGCAAGCTAAAATCCAATGGAGTTATGAAACCCATGCAGGATGCGGGAATAAGCAGGCAGTGGGCAGATTGGGTTATAGGAATTAATTTAACCTCTGTTGCAACCTTAAAGTATCAAAGGGGTATGGGTAAGCCTTTGAATATAGGAAGAGTTATACTTCCAACTCTTAAGATTATTTATGATAGAGATAAGGAAGTTGAAAGTTTTGTACCAAACGATTACTTTAAGCTTCAAGCAACCTTTAAGACGGAGAAGAATGCTGAATATGATGGCTTTTATACCGTAAAGGGAGAAGAAAAATTTAGCGATAAGAATCAGCTTCAAGAGATTCTAAAAAACTTGAAAGATAAAAATGGAGTTATTGTAGATAAGGAAATAGACAAGAAAAAGGAATATCCGCCGTTTTTATTTAACTTATCTAACTTGCAAGGATTTATAACTAGTAAAAACAAGGGTTGGACTTCTGATAAGGTACTTAAGGTCGCACAGGGGTTATATGAGAAAAAACATATAACTTATCCGAGAACAGCAAGCTCAGTACTTGAAGAAAGTTTGGTAGGAAAGGCTAAGGAAGTATTAGAACTACTAAAGAAAGGGTTGCCTTTTGAAGAGGAAATTCAGTTTAAAGTAACAAAAAGAGTCTTTGATAACTCAAAAGTAGAAAGCCACAGTGCTATAACTCCTACATATGTCCTGCCAAAGATGCTCTCTCCAGATGAGGCTATTGTATATAATGCAATAAAGAACAGGTTTATAGCTCAATTCATGCCTGTAGCCGAGGTTGAAGAAACTAAGATAACTACTAGAGTAAATAATATAGATTTGGAGGGTGTTTTTATATCTAAGGGTAAGGTTCAAATAGTGGAGGGCTGGAAAAAGGTAGAGAAGATTGAATCAAAGGATGTAATCTTACCTTTTGTTAATGTGAATGAACCTGTTCAATTAGTGGGGGCAAAGGTAACCACGCATAAAACTACACCACCAAAGCATCATATTGAAAAGACTTTGCTTAGGGTTATGGAAACCTGTGGGAAGAAATTTGAAAATGAGGACAGCAGCGAAATGATGGCTGCTATACTGAGCGGCTTCAGTATAGGAACACCTGCAACCAGGGCAGAAACCATAAAAAAGCTAAAGGATATAGGCTACATCTATAGCAAGGATAAATTTTTAATATGTACTGAACTTGGAAGAAGGATGGTGGAAAGTTTTCCTATTAAAGAGCTATTTGACTTAGAGTATACGGGAAGGCTTGAAAAAACTTTATCTGACATTGAAAAGGAAAAGTTCAAGAAAGATGACTTTTTAAAGCACGTATTTGATTTTGTAGCACAGTCTGTAGAAGCTATAAAAAGAGATAGACCAGTGATTTTAAAGGATAACTCTCAAAAGGCCAGTTCTTATGATAAAAACAAAGAAGCTGCTGAGGAACAACCAAAGTCTGCTAGACAAAGTAGAACGAAAAAGCAAGGGGACTCAGCAGAGAAAAATGATAAGGCTGCTTCACCTGGAGAAACAAAAATTGAGACCTTTGGTAAATGCCCTGTTTGCGGGCATGATATTATAGAAGGACAAAGAGGCTTTGGCTGCAGCAATTGGAAAAGCGGCTGCAAGTTTGTTATCTGGAAGGAAGATGAATTTATAAAGTCTTTAAAGAAGAAGGTTACAAAGACAATGATTAAGAAGCTTCTAAAGGATGGTAAGGCTGAAATTAACGGCATTACAAATAAAGATGGAACAAAATTTGATGGTTATATTAGTTTTGTAAAAAATCCTCAGACTAATAATTTTAGCTGGAGGATTACAGGAAAGGATAAAATATCGTGA
- a CDS encoding PAS domain-containing sensor histidine kinase, translating to MNYNENDGEKNINSILGVVKLGVLYFSIIIILYRVIHNGNSILNIAPQEYIHIILYIFTPIMLVMYLIWSYFYLHPKRNKYCKNMILVENLVFITLFTILILISGAYKSQFKFLFLFVIISSIIQLGSKIGLLIASISSVIVLTIDLIFAPSASVNIYFENDIILAGSLVLAAWALGRYSELQNENLNKKTEQLQILNIKLTEQELKRKQIEKMIFNSEICYNLLINNSNDAIFVHRNNKLIFSNDSAAKLTGFQLSTLSNTSIMDFVPENEKCEIENKYSSIYRDETGVLSFEQRINIVDGTTVAVKNTSTCFIYEGQATILTILRDITSEKQVLVLEKDVERNVQLLNETREYNKFITDFFSNISHELKTPLNIIFSSVQLLAIQDQDKLMQNKDKYLKIMKQNCYRLTRLINNLLDITRADAGFLVPHMKNCNIISVVEDITMSVVDFAENKGIELIFDTNCEEKIIALDPDKLERIILNLLSNALKFTNPNGQIVVNMLDEGDYVKISVKDTGIGIPEDKLNFIFERFRQVDKTFTRNHEGSGIGLSLVKSFVEMHGGMIEAKSHLGKGSEFTIQLPVKLCDDNLVNENLSDDRIIERASLEFSDIYS from the coding sequence ATGAATTACAACGAAAATGATGGTGAAAAAAATATAAATAGTATTTTAGGAGTTGTTAAACTAGGAGTATTATACTTTAGCATAATTATCATTTTATACCGAGTTATTCATAATGGAAATTCTATTTTAAATATAGCCCCTCAAGAATATATTCATATTATACTTTATATTTTTACGCCAATTATGCTTGTTATGTACTTAATTTGGTCTTATTTTTATTTGCATCCTAAACGTAATAAATATTGTAAAAATATGATTTTAGTAGAAAACCTTGTTTTTATAACTCTCTTTACAATTTTAATTCTTATATCAGGTGCATACAAAAGTCAGTTTAAATTTTTGTTTTTATTCGTAATAATATCTTCTATTATTCAATTAGGATCTAAGATTGGATTATTAATAGCTTCAATTTCTTCAGTTATAGTACTTACAATAGACCTAATCTTTGCACCTTCAGCTTCAGTAAATATATACTTTGAAAATGATATAATACTTGCTGGTTCTCTCGTTTTAGCCGCCTGGGCCCTTGGAAGATATTCTGAGCTTCAAAATGAAAATTTAAACAAGAAAACAGAGCAACTTCAAATACTGAATATAAAACTAACTGAACAAGAACTAAAAAGAAAACAGATAGAAAAAATGATTTTTAATAGCGAAATATGCTATAACCTACTTATAAATAACAGTAATGATGCCATATTTGTTCACAGAAATAATAAATTAATCTTTTCCAATGACAGCGCAGCTAAGCTAACTGGATTTCAGTTAAGTACACTATCTAATACCTCTATCATGGATTTTGTGCCAGAGAATGAGAAGTGCGAAATAGAGAATAAATATAGCAGTATATATAGAGATGAAACAGGGGTTTTATCCTTTGAACAGAGGATAAACATTGTTGACGGAACAACTGTGGCTGTAAAGAACACTTCTACTTGCTTTATTTATGAAGGACAAGCAACTATCCTTACTATACTGCGTGATATAACCTCAGAGAAACAAGTTCTGGTATTAGAGAAGGACGTTGAACGAAACGTACAATTGTTAAATGAAACAAGAGAGTATAACAAGTTTATAACAGATTTTTTCTCTAATATTTCACATGAACTTAAAACTCCTTTAAATATTATATTTTCTTCAGTACAGCTTTTGGCTATTCAGGATCAGGACAAGCTTATGCAAAATAAAGACAAATATTTAAAGATAATGAAGCAGAATTGTTACAGATTAACGAGACTAATTAATAATCTTCTTGATATAACAAGAGCAGATGCTGGTTTTTTAGTTCCTCATATGAAAAATTGCAACATAATAAGTGTGGTTGAGGACATAACAATGTCTGTTGTTGATTTTGCAGAAAACAAGGGAATTGAGTTGATTTTTGATACGAACTGCGAGGAAAAAATAATAGCTCTCGATCCTGATAAGCTAGAAAGAATTATCCTTAACCTGCTTTCAAATGCCTTAAAATTTACGAATCCTAATGGTCAGATTGTAGTCAACATGTTAGATGAGGGTGATTACGTAAAAATTTCAGTAAAGGATACTGGTATCGGCATTCCTGAGGATAAACTGAATTTTATCTTCGAGAGATTCAGGCAAGTGGACAAGACTTTTACTAGGAATCATGAGGGAAGCGGTATCGGTCTTTCATTAGTAAAATCCTTTGTTGAAATGCATGGAGGCATGATTGAAGCTAAAAGCCACTTAGGAAAAGGCAGTGAATTCACTATTCAGCTGCCAGTTAAATTATGTGATGATAACTTAGTAAACGAAAATTTGTCTGATGATAGAATTATAGAACGGGCAAGCCTTGAGTTTTCTGATATATATTCCTAA
- a CDS encoding sterol desaturase family protein, whose protein sequence is MLLLIVISAFLYASLVEYCLHRFVQHKSYEMEHIKIHHKIFHGVKSYEIDNAKAEDILLDARGILLNGSLYLIPASIIFYENKFNGILFFVFCLLYNLWEEYVHLYSHKSSNVFIEKLKIFKRLKEHHRVHHYIYNSNYGIGTTLWDIVFRTKKLADKRREAIMSRER, encoded by the coding sequence ATGCTATTATTGATTGTAATATCAGCTTTTTTATACGCTTCTTTAGTGGAATACTGCCTTCATCGATTTGTGCAGCATAAATCCTATGAAATGGAACATATAAAGATACATCATAAAATATTTCATGGTGTAAAGTCTTATGAGATAGATAATGCGAAAGCGGAGGATATTCTTTTAGATGCTAGAGGAATTTTGTTAAATGGAAGCTTATATCTAATTCCTGCTAGCATAATATTTTATGAAAATAAGTTTAATGGGATTTTATTTTTTGTGTTCTGTCTGCTTTATAATCTTTGGGAAGAGTATGTCCACCTTTATTCTCATAAAAGTTCAAATGTGTTTATAGAAAAGCTTAAAATATTTAAAAGACTAAAGGAGCATCATAGGGTTCACCACTACATCTATAATTCAAACTATGGTATAGGCACCACTTTGTGGGATATTGTGTTTAGAACGAAAAAGCTTGCTGATAAGAGGCGAGAAGCTATAATGAGCAGAGAGAGATAA